One window of Amaranthus tricolor cultivar Red isolate AtriRed21 chromosome 13, ASM2621246v1, whole genome shotgun sequence genomic DNA carries:
- the LOC130798409 gene encoding agamous-like MADS-box protein MADS2 has translation MGRGRVELKRIENKINRQVTFAKRRNGLLKKAYELSILCDAEVALIIFSNRGKLFEFCSSSSMLKTIEKYQRYSYGALEDDGILNASQSQATYQEYLKIKTRVEFLQKSERNLLGEDLAPLNVKELEQLEHQLELSLKQIRSTKAQQMMDQIADLRRREHALIENNKNLIKELEEHSSQFPEQIGWEGDNHHHHHHHADQQNIPFNRIITHQSDHSFFQPLSCSPPLQIGYHSVGSSGVSMATSSQHVNAYNFHGWML, from the exons atgggtagAGGAAGAGTTGAACTTAagagaatagaaaataaaatcaataggCAAGTTACTTTTGCTAAGAGAAGAAATGGTCTTCTTAAGAAAGCTTATGAACTTTCTATTCTTTGTGATGCTGAAGTTGCCCTTATCATCTTCTCTAACAGAGGAAAGCTCTTTGAGTTTTGCAGTTCTTCTAG TATGCTGAAAACAATTGAAAAGTACCAAAGGTACAGTTACGGCGCTCTCGAAGATGATGGAATTCTCAATGCTTCTCAATCTCAG GCAACCTACCAGGAATATTTGAAGATAAAGACTAGGGTGGAGTTCCTGCAGAAATCTGAAAG AAACTTGCTGGGAGAAGATTTGGCTCCATTGAACGTAAAGGAGCTAGAACAACTCGAGCACCAACTCGAATTGTCTTTGAAGCAAATTAGATCCACTAAG GCTCAACAAATGATGGATCAGATAGCTGATTTACGAAGAAGG GAACATGctttaattgaaaacaacaagAACTTGATCAAGGAG TTGGAAGAACATAGCTCCCAGTTCCCAGAACAAATTGGATGGGAAGgtgataatcatcatcatcatcatcatcatgcaGATCAACAAAATATCCCATTCAACCGCATCATAACTCATCAAtctgatcattcattctttcaACCTCTTTCTTGCAGTCCTCCCCTGCAAATTGG CTACCATTCAGTGGGTTCAAGTGGAGTAAGTATGGCAACATCAAGCCAACATGTTAATGCATACAATTTTCATGGTTGGATGCTCTAA